One Sinobacterium caligoides genomic window carries:
- a CDS encoding cytochrome b, translated as MKLDTADQLSAITKMLHWLVAIFMIALLFAGVYMVETEAGWLYPWHKSFGFLLLFIVIVRVAWRIKNGWPSPVGQYSTIELSLSKFIHWLLILGTLLLPISGLLMSYYAGHGIDMFGLEVIGKNIDPENPEKAIAHSKALASFFHSVHHWSGYIIIAAVTLHVVGALKHHFVDKDETMKRML; from the coding sequence GTGAAACTCGATACGGCAGATCAATTAAGTGCGATAACGAAAATGCTTCACTGGCTTGTTGCAATCTTTATGATTGCGCTGCTTTTTGCCGGCGTGTATATGGTAGAGACGGAAGCTGGTTGGCTTTATCCGTGGCACAAGTCTTTCGGCTTTTTATTGCTGTTTATTGTTATTGTAAGAGTTGCTTGGCGTATTAAGAACGGCTGGCCTAGCCCTGTCGGGCAGTATTCGACGATTGAGTTATCGCTTTCAAAGTTCATCCACTGGCTACTCATTTTAGGAACGCTATTGCTGCCTATATCAGGCTTACTGATGTCCTATTATGCAGGCCATGGTATCGATATGTTCGGCTTAGAGGTGATCGGTAAAAATATTGACCCCGAAAACCCGGAAAAGGCCATTGCGCATAGCAAGGCTTTGGCCTCATTCTTCCACAGCGTCCACCACTGGTCGGGTTATATCATCATTGCTGCCGTTACTCTCCATGTCGTCGGCGCTTTAAAGCACCATTTTGTCGATAAAGATGAGACGATGAAGCGTATGTTGTAG
- a CDS encoding c-type cytochrome: protein MKGMLAMTIVAGMALSASALAADGKAIYDKSCHVCHAMGVAEAPKAHDVAAWAPRLGQGMPALIAVVKSGKGAMPPGGMCSDCTDEEYKLAIEFMSTQ, encoded by the coding sequence ATGAAAGGGATGTTAGCAATGACTATCGTTGCAGGAATGGCTTTATCAGCTTCTGCGTTGGCAGCTGATGGTAAAGCGATCTACGATAAGTCGTGTCACGTATGCCATGCTATGGGGGTTGCAGAGGCGCCAAAGGCGCATGATGTCGCTGCTTGGGCGCCCCGGCTTGGGCAAGGGATGCCTGCATTAATTGCAGTAGTGAAATCGGGTAAGGGGGCGATGCCGCCAGGTGGTATGTGTTCTGATTGCACCGATGAGGAATATAAGTTGGCCATTGAGTTCATGTCGACTCAGTAA